A window of Methanolobus sediminis contains these coding sequences:
- a CDS encoding APC family permease, whose product MSNKTDSSPGIDWEHGAQCAKNICDPQELERSIDWKQGLAIALGVPLLILPSIGYLTSYVWSFAIVIWGATVLLGFLQNFAFGELATVFPKASGLPGYTQTVFGSDKDKNNKGKFKLGKFIGGFSAWSYWFGWSPVLAIYAILISDYLQGMVPAIAGINSTLMALVVGGFIFGTLAIINSKGLKNGAAAGMILAAISLVPLLVITIAPFFTGDFQMSNITSSWFPTDWSWDWEHILILLGLLAMAEWSAAAWETAAIYGPEYKKPNSDIPKALLVCGAICLVLYVLVQTSVIGALGVDGVLAEPISPMLPLANMALGPIGASISIIMLIGAMLLIIQTAFLSSARSIYSMSVEGNLPVFLSKLNKHGHPMNAMIADAAFNMCLILLGTPTAILAASAIGYICANGISLYTYVKVRNDPELSKLDRPFKAPRGWKGVALATTILNTPFFLIGIIYLNSLELGWATTGVGFSMLCLFIPLWIYSQRERRNRMPAVSAVHREHGIFEPEPVPVED is encoded by the coding sequence ATGAGCAACAAAACAGATTCATCCCCGGGAATAGACTGGGAACACGGTGCCCAGTGTGCTAAGAATATATGTGACCCACAGGAACTTGAGAGGTCAATTGACTGGAAACAGGGTCTTGCAATAGCACTTGGTGTTCCTTTGCTTATCCTTCCTTCCATCGGATATCTTACAAGTTACGTGTGGTCTTTTGCAATAGTTATCTGGGGAGCAACGGTTCTTCTTGGATTTTTGCAGAATTTCGCGTTCGGAGAACTTGCAACTGTCTTCCCAAAAGCTTCGGGTCTTCCAGGTTATACCCAAACTGTCTTTGGTTCAGATAAGGACAAGAACAACAAAGGAAAGTTCAAATTAGGTAAGTTCATAGGCGGTTTCAGTGCCTGGAGCTACTGGTTCGGCTGGAGTCCTGTCCTTGCTATCTATGCAATTCTGATCTCAGATTATCTTCAGGGAATGGTCCCTGCAATTGCAGGAATAAACTCAACACTTATGGCACTTGTAGTAGGAGGTTTCATTTTCGGTACCCTTGCGATCATTAATTCAAAGGGACTCAAGAACGGAGCAGCCGCTGGAATGATCTTAGCTGCTATTTCCCTGGTGCCTCTTCTGGTAATCACTATTGCACCATTCTTCACAGGCGATTTCCAGATGTCAAACATCACAAGTTCATGGTTCCCAACAGACTGGAGCTGGGACTGGGAACACATCCTGATCCTTCTCGGACTTCTTGCAATGGCTGAATGGAGTGCTGCTGCATGGGAAACCGCTGCTATCTATGGCCCTGAATACAAGAAGCCAAATTCCGATATTCCAAAGGCACTTCTTGTTTGTGGAGCAATATGCCTTGTTCTTTATGTACTCGTACAGACATCCGTAATCGGTGCTCTTGGAGTTGACGGGGTTCTTGCAGAACCTATCTCACCAATGCTTCCACTGGCAAACATGGCACTTGGTCCTATTGGTGCTTCCATTTCAATTATAATGCTGATAGGTGCAATGCTTCTCATTATCCAGACAGCTTTCCTTTCATCTGCACGTTCCATATATTCAATGTCAGTTGAAGGCAACCTGCCAGTATTTTTGAGTAAGTTGAACAAGCACGGCCATCCAATGAACGCAATGATAGCTGATGCAGCTTTCAACATGTGTCTCATTCTTCTTGGAACGCCAACAGCTATCCTTGCAGCCTCTGCCATCGGTTACATCTGTGCCAATGGTATCAGTCTTTACACCTATGTAAAGGTCAGGAACGACCCTGAACTTTCAAAGCTGGACAGACCTTTCAAGGCTCCAAGAGGATGGAAGGGTGTTGCTCTGGCAACTACTATACTGAACACACCATTCTTCCTGATAGGTATCATCTACCTTAACAGTCTTGAACTTGGATGGGCAACAACTGGTGTAGGATTCTCCATGCTCTGTCTCTTTATCCCACTCTGGATATACTCCCAGCGTGAGAGAAGGAACAGAATGCCTGCTGTTAGTGCAGTACACAGGGAGCATGGAATATTTGAACCAGAACCTGTTCCTGTAGAAGACTAA